A genomic window from Misgurnus anguillicaudatus unplaced genomic scaffold, ASM2758022v2 HiC_scaffold_29, whole genome shotgun sequence includes:
- the LOC129436738 gene encoding chromobox protein homolog 2 produces MEELSAVGEQVFDAECILNKRVRKGKLEYLVKWRGWSSKHNSWEPQENLLDPRLLAAFNKREQEKELLMLNRGKRPRGRPRKNLETIPAVSKSSSSSSSSASSSDSSSSSSSSSSSSSDDDDEDDIDRNPEPSPRPRELHPVPQKKAQIVVAKPEPPKKRGRKALPPELKAMRQAKGPRKMFKPIPKDSDIRGSIKKPLMPASFTFTGLNRISGREPITSQNRGSFTHKSSVGRPVGSVSSPLSRPTQGKVASDFKLTVSDMNTGGTDPKTTSCKSPGVAALNLNNSTISSNGPPCPQAEPTSPNIPKKQEGPDQTLQRAALPKSPSSFSPLKTPSSLQALNLQSVNKTAQGNGTGESTHLKSAANPARKSTGFNTSPAPNTPTKYSANQPILKSPQRDRSKSEESRDFTERFGKKSQSREEKIAIQTPPTDIRESQMIQDRSSSKDVGKQVKTLSEMSTGEEGSSSDSDQDSSLPSIKQDLSVQTGQDWRPTRSLIEHVFVTDVTANLVTVTVKESPTSVGFFSIRNY; encoded by the exons ATGGAGGAGTTGAGCGCGGTGGGTGAACAGGTCTTTGATGCTGAATGTATCCTCAACAAACGCGTGAGGAAG GGCAAACTGGAGTATCTGGTGAAGTGGAGGGGATGGTCGTCCAA GCATAACAGCTGGGAACCTCAGGAAAACCTTCTTGACCCGCGACTATTGGCTGCTTTTAACAAGAG GGAGCAGGAGAAAGAACTCTTGATGCTTAACAGAGGAAAAAGGCCTCGAGGACGACCTAGAAAAAATTTG GAAACCATTCCAGCTGTGTCAAAATCCAGCAGTTCGTCATCTTCTTCCGCATCGTCCTCGGATTCATCCTCCTCATCCTCatcttcctcctcttcttcttctgatGACGATGATGAAGATGACATCGACAGGAACCCTGAGCCCAGTCCTCGGCCACGAGAACTTCACCCGGTCCCTCAGAAGAAAGCGCAGATCGTGGTGGCCAAGCCAGAACCTCCTAAGAAGCGAGGCAGGAAGGCGTTACCTCCAGAACTGAAGGCAATGCGACAAGCCAAAGGTCCACGGAAAATGTTCAAGCCCATCCCGAAAGACTCAGACATCCGGGGCAGCATTAAGAAACCACTCATGCCCGCCAGCTTCACCTTCACCGGATTAAACAGAATCTCTGGCagggaaccaatcacatcaCAGAACAGAGGATCCTTTACCCACAAGAGTTCTGTGGGACGCCCTGTCGGATCCGTGTCTTCGCCGCTAAGTCGGCCGACGCAAGGCAAAGTCGCTTCTGATTTTAAACTCACAGTATCGGATATGAACACCGGAGGGACTGATCCAAAGACCACCTCATGCAAGTCTCCAGGAGTGGCTGCGTTAAATCTAAACAACTCAACAATCAGTAGCAACGGACCACCTTGTCCACAGGCAGAGCCTACATCTCCTAACATACCAAAAAAACAAGAAGGTCCAGATCAGACTCTTCAGCGAGCAGCTCTCCCGAAATCACCAAGTTCCTTTTCACCCCTAAAAACTCCCTCAAGCCTCCAGGCGCTCAACCTGCAGAGCGTCAACAAAACTGCACAGGGTAACGGTACAGGCGAAAGTACCCATCTGAAAAGTGCCGCCAACCCAGCCAGAAAGAGTACGGGATTTAACACGAGTCCTGCTCCGAACACTCCTACTAAGTACTCAGCCAACCAGCCGATCCTGAAGAGTCCGCAACGAGACCGATCCAAATCAGAAGAATCCAGGGATTTCACAGAGAGATTCGGAAAGAAAAGTCAAAGCAGAGAGGAGAAGATTGCGATACAGACACCGCCAACAGACATCCGAGAGTCCCAGATGATTCAAGACAGATCTTCATCTAAAGACGTCGGGAAACAAGTCAAGACCTTGAGCGAGATGAGTACCGGAGAGGAGGGCAGCAGCTCGGATTCGGACCAGGATTCCTCGTTACCCAGCATTAAACAAGATTTGTCGGTGCAGACGGGTCAGGACTGGAGGCCGACACGGAGTCTGATCGAGCACGTGTTTGTCACGGATGTTACCGCAAACCTCGTGACGGTAACGGTGAAGGAGTCACCCACCAGCGTCGGGTTCTTCAGCATCCGTAATTACTGA